A stretch of the Chitiniphilus purpureus genome encodes the following:
- a CDS encoding sulfate/molybdate ABC transporter ATP-binding protein, whose protein sequence is MSIEIKAISKRFGPFQALNDINLDIRSGELLALLGPSGCGKTTLLRVIAGLETPDEGQILFHGEDATDTHVRERQVGFVFQHYALFRHMTVFENVAFGLRVRPKKTRPSEAAIKHKVHELLQLVQLDWLADRYPAQLSGGQRQRIALARALAVEPRVLLLDEPFGALDTKVRKELRRWLRRLHDEMHITSVFVTHDQEEALEVADRVVVMNKGRIEQSGTPEQVYDEPASPFVYQFLGDVNLFHSRVHEGWAEVGGTRFAAPDASDKAVIYVRPHEIELQREASDGALAGVISHVRLLGATVRLEVNVAQRDVVEVELTRERYQQGGWAAGQAVWLSPREARVYAG, encoded by the coding sequence GGCGCTGAACGACATCAACCTCGATATCCGGAGCGGCGAGCTGCTGGCGCTGCTCGGCCCCTCAGGTTGCGGCAAGACCACGCTGCTGCGGGTGATCGCCGGGCTGGAGACGCCGGACGAGGGCCAGATCCTGTTCCATGGCGAGGATGCGACCGACACCCATGTGCGCGAGCGGCAGGTTGGCTTCGTGTTCCAGCACTACGCGCTGTTCCGGCATATGACGGTGTTCGAGAACGTGGCCTTCGGCCTGCGGGTGCGACCCAAGAAGACCCGGCCTTCCGAAGCGGCGATCAAGCACAAGGTGCATGAGCTGCTGCAGCTGGTGCAGCTCGATTGGCTGGCCGACCGCTATCCGGCGCAGCTCTCCGGCGGACAGCGCCAGCGTATCGCGCTGGCACGCGCGCTGGCGGTCGAGCCGCGGGTGCTGCTGCTGGACGAGCCGTTCGGCGCACTCGACACCAAGGTGCGCAAGGAGCTGCGCCGCTGGCTGCGCCGGCTGCACGACGAAATGCATATCACCAGCGTGTTCGTCACCCACGACCAGGAAGAGGCGCTGGAGGTGGCCGATCGGGTGGTGGTGATGAACAAGGGCCGCATCGAGCAGTCCGGCACGCCCGAGCAGGTGTACGACGAGCCGGCCTCACCCTTCGTCTACCAGTTCCTCGGCGACGTGAACCTGTTCCATTCGCGGGTGCATGAGGGCTGGGCCGAAGTGGGCGGCACGCGCTTTGCCGCGCCGGATGCCTCGGACAAGGCGGTCATCTACGTGCGGCCGCATGAGATCGAACTGCAGCGCGAGGCGAGCGATGGCGCGCTCGCCGGCGTGATCAGCCATGTGCGCCTGCTGGGTGCCACCGTGCGGCTGGAAGTGAACGTGGCGCAGCGCGATGTGGTCGAGGTCGAGCTGACCCGCGAGCGCTACCAGCAGGGCGGCTGGGCCGCTGGGCAAGCCGTATGGCTCAGCCCGCGCGAGGCGCGCGTCTACGCCGGATGA